The bacterium genome has a segment encoding these proteins:
- a CDS encoding GxxExxY protein, whose protein sequence is MEVHNALSKEVVDAAFQIHCKLGPGLLESAYEKILIYELRNRDIPVETQVLMPIKYDGRIFDTGFRADLVVDNILLVELKSIDHATDAHKRQLLTYLRLSGMKLGLLINFGESLIKNGITRIVNGL, encoded by the coding sequence ATGGAAGTACACAACGCACTATCAAAGGAGGTAGTGGACGCTGCATTTCAGATTCACTGCAAACTGGGGCCTGGGCTGCTTGAATCAGCCTACGAAAAGATATTGATCTATGAATTACGGAACAGGGACATCCCGGTAGAAACCCAGGTTCTGATGCCGATCAAGTACGATGGCAGGATCTTCGATACGGGATTTCGCGCCGACCTTGTCGTCGACAACATACTGCTTGTCGAACTCAAATCGATCGACCATGCGACTGACGCCCACAAGAGACAGCTGCTTACTTACCTTCGTCTGTCAGGAATGAAGCTGGGACTTTTGATCAACTTCGGAGAAAGCCTGATCAAGAACGGAATCACGAGGATCGTCAACGGACTTTAA